A single window of Malus sylvestris chromosome 5, drMalSylv7.2, whole genome shotgun sequence DNA harbors:
- the LOC126624495 gene encoding uncharacterized protein LOC126624495: protein MKTLNLANIPVLTGGSNYKKWRRDINLMWTLNEFDIAIDNPKPIVIDQSTRFEKSDHERWTRASKVALTILESGMTDTIRGGMKKLQLAVDYLTAIEKKFKEFEKTEVSQYMSLLTTYKIEGIGSIRDHTIKMTDTAEKLNSMDVNIGEKQLVFMILQALPTKYS from the coding sequence ATGAAGACCTTAAACTTGGCAAACATTCCAGTCCTCACTGGTGGAAGCAACTAcaaaaaatggagaagagatatCAATTTGATGTGGACTCTTAATGAGTTTGATATAGCAATTGATAATCCCAAGCCTATTGTCATTGATCAAAGCACTAGGTTTGAGAAATCAGATCATGAAAGATGGACAAGGGCTAGTAAAGTGGCACTTACCATCTTGGAAAGTGGGATGACTGATACTATCAGAGGAGGAATGAAGAAACTACAGCTAGCTGTGGATTACTTGACAGCAATTGAAAAGAAGTTTAAGGAGTTTGAGAAAACAGAAGTAAGTCAATACATGTCCTTGCTGACTACATACAAAATTGAGGGCATTGGCTCCATAAGGGATCATACAATAAAGATGACAGATACTGCTGAGAAATTGAATTCCATGGATGTAAACATCGGTGAGAAGCAGCTTGTGTTCATGATTCTTCAGGCCCTTCCCACTAAGTACAGTTAG